One genomic segment of Tripterygium wilfordii isolate XIE 37 chromosome 9, ASM1340144v1, whole genome shotgun sequence includes these proteins:
- the LOC120005510 gene encoding mitogen-activated protein kinase kinase kinase 1-like: MDFSWRRRYRRYGRTNAVDDRIVRAVEHDLHLLHRSESNFSILGATGNVYTVRLSTTPSCTCPDLIRPCKHILFVLIRVLGVYAEDESIRGTTLRQSLVSCLLGTPTLPEALARKDVRKTFHALSSEAKNKKRPRSEAEVEIPEGTVCPVCLDEMEKGDKAVACEKCKNLLHEECFSKWKRSRGSNAVTCVICRARWTSEEDKYVYLDAYVREESGDEDSEDSMFGDDDDGYSDSDSDDERRGK, translated from the coding sequence ATGGACTTTTCATGGCGCCGGCGGTACCGCCGCTACGGACGGACGAATGCGGTGGACGACAGGATCGTCCGTGCGGTTGAGCACGACCTCCATCTCCTCCACCGCTCGGAATCCAACTTCTCCATCTTAGGCGCTACGGGGAATGTATACACTGTGCGCCTATCCACTACGCCTTCGTGCACGTGCCCTGATTTGATCAGACCTTGTAAGCACATACTGTTTGTGCTGATCCGAGTCCTTGGGGTCTATGCCGAGGACGAGTCTATTCGGGGAACGACGTTACGGCAGTCCCTGGTCAGTTGCCTACTTGGCACGCCTACGCTGCCGGAGGCATTAGCACGGAAGGATGTTCGGAAGACTTTTCATGCATTGAGTTCTGAAGCGAAAAATAAAAAGCGGCCAAGGTCTGAAGCGGAGGTGGAGATTCCTGAAGGGACGGTTTGTCCGGTTTGTTTGGATGAGATGGAAAAAGGAGATAAAGCAGTGGCTTGTGAGAAGTGTAAGAATTTGCTTCATGAGGAGTGTTTCTCGAAGTGGAAGAGGAGTAGAGGAAGCAACGCCGTCACTTGTGTCATATGCCGTGCTCGGTGGACGTCGGAGGAGGATAAGTATGTGTATTTGGACGCCTATGTTCGCGAGGAAAGCGGCGATGAAGATAGCGAGGATAGCATGTTTGGTGACGACGACGATGGCTACAGCGACAGCGACAGCGACGATGAAAGACGTGGCAAGTAg